Part of the Bacillus cereus group sp. RP43 genome is shown below.
CATTTTTATTGTCTCTATCCATGCAAAACTTCTTAAATATATATTCTAGGTGATGATTCATGAAATCCTCCTATTTTGTACACATTACAAATATTAAAAAGGTTTTGATTGACAGGATTCGTAGTGTATAATGCAAATGATATTGATTTCTATCAATACATAATAAGGAGGACTTTTCATGAGTGTACATATCGAAGCAAAACAAGGCGAAATCGCTGAATCTATTCTATTACCTGGTGATCCATTACGTGCAAAATATATTGCTGAAACATTTTTAGAGGACGTTACTTGCTATAACAACGTACGTGGCATGTTAGGTTTCACTGGAACTTATAAAGGAAAGCGTGTATCTGTTCAAGGTACAGGTATGGGTGTTCCTTCTATTTCTATTTATGTAAACGAATTAATTCAAAGCTACGGAGTGAAAAATTTAATTCGTGTTGGAACATGTGGTGCAATTCAAAAAGATGTTAAGGTACGTGACGTTATTATTGCGATGACGGCTTGTACAGACTCTAATATGAACCGCTTAACATTCCCAGGTTTTGATTTTGCTCCTGCTGCAAACTTTGATCTTTTAAAGAAAGCTTATGATGCTGGAACAGAAAAAGGATTACACGTTCGTGTTGGTAACGTATTAACAGCAGATGTATTTTATCGTGAGAGCATGGACATGGTTAAAAAACTTGGAGATTACGGTGTATTAGCAGTAGAGATGGAGACGACTGCTCTTTACACATTAGCAGCTAAATATGGTGTAAATGCATTATCTGTATTAACAGTAAGCGACCATATCTTCACTGGTGAAGAAACAACATCTGAAGAGCGTCAAACTACATTTAACGAAATGATTGAAATCGCTTTAGATGCAGCAATTCAGCAATAGCACACTAAAGAACTTGTCATACGTCTGGCGAGTTCTTTTTTATGCTAAAATACTTCGACAGTCACTGCCCCTTCTCTTTATGTGACTTTCTATAAAAAACTACTTTAGAGAGAGACAGATTTCTCCCCTCTACTTTTTTGTAACCTTTGTTATAATTAAGGAATCATTTATATTACAGTATTTTTCATACGAGGTGAAACAGTGAAGAACAGAAGCATCGTCTTTAAACTATTTTTATTAACATCAACTTTATTTACAATCATATTTCTCCTTTTTTTCCTTGGACAATCTCTATTTTTAGAGAAGTTTTACATTAATAAAAAAGTAAAAACCGTTCAAACGGCTTTTGAAAAATTCGTAGATAATTACGAAAAAAGCGACCAAGGCTTTGAGGAAACTAGAAAATTAAAACAAGAATTTCATGATAAAACAAATGCCGAAATCCAATTTTTAGATTCTAAAGGAATTATTCAAAGTGACAACAATTACTACATTGATGTAATTAATCCTAAAAATAATGAAACATATTCCATTCCGCTCAATAATCTTTTAACGCCCGAAGAATATAAGAAATTCGAAAACTTAGGATTGAAAAAAGATGGCATGATAAACGTCGTCGGTTTGGTACAAGGGAACACAATAACGCCACTAGAATTGACAACAAATTATAATCGATGGCAAAACGAACATATCAATTCAGATTTTCAATCCATTAATGGCAATCCTTCTAAAAATAGACTTACAAACCGATACAAAACTGCGACTCAAATTGAGTTTACTGGTATTGTATCTAAGTTACAGCTTCCATCAAAAGCCGAGGTTCGTCTTGCAAATGATTTTGAAACATTACAAGCCGTTCAATATTTTGCAGAGATTATTAGAAATGGCACTGCTAACTCGCAGCAATTAAACACTTATATACTAGATGGCGGAGAGAATATAAAAAATAGTATCTTTGTAAAACCTATTATGGAAAACGGAAAAATTACACAATACGCTTTTGCGATAGCATCTTTGCAACCTGTTAATGAAGCGATGCTCGTTTTAAAGGATTATTATGTCTATGCCTTAATTATCGTGTTTCTCGTTATTATTTTGTTATCCTTCTACTACTCAAAAATCATTGTTAAACCATTAATTAAGATAAATCGCGTTACAAAAAAAATGGCCAACTTTGATTTTAGCGAGAAGTTACCTGTTGCAGCAGATGATGAAATTGGTGGATTATCAAGTAGTATTAATACACTCTCTGTAAATTTAAAAGATCGAATCGACCGATTAAATGTTGCCAATACAAAATTACAACAAGATATCGAACGCGAACGTCAATTGGAAAAAACGAGAAAAGAATTCATTTCTGGTGTATCTCATGAATTAAAAACACCACTTAGTGTTATTCGTAGCTTCGCTGAAGGTATTCAAGATGGCGTAAGTAAAGATACGACATATTATACAAATGTTATTTTAGAAGAAACAGAAAATATGAACAGGCTTATTGTTGAAATGTTAGAATTAGCAAAACTTGAATCTGGTACGTACAAACTAGAAATGTCGACATTCTCAATCGGTGAATTAATTCAACAAGTCTATACAAAATTATTATTTAGCATGGAAGAAAAACATTTACAAGTGGACATCCAGGCCGACGCTTCTCTATTTGTTAAAGCGAATCGTAGTCGTATTGAGCAAGTAGTTGTGAACTTACTTAGTAATGCAATTCGATACACTCCAGATGGAGAAAGAATACACGTCTCTGTTGTAGAAACGGAAGATATAGTGAAAATCGAAATTGAAAACACAGGCAATCCTATTCCAGAAGAAAGCCTTGAAAAAATTTGGGATCGCTTCTACCGTTTAGACGCTTCTCGTAGCCGTCATACTGGAGGTACCGGCCTTGGGCTATCTATTGTAAAAAACATTTTAGACTTACATCGCGCTGAATACGGCGTGTATAATACAACTAATAGTGTTGTATTTTATTTTAATTTACAAAAAGTGAAAGAAGTCAAATAATTTGTCTTAATTTCACTAGGAGTTCACATGAAATTCACACTCTCCCTTTATAGTAAGAAACAAGTTAATCCTTTCCTTTACACATATAAAAGAGGAGAGTGCGTAAAATGAAACAAGCAGGACAACCTATTCAAAACGAAAAACAATTAGAAACTATCAAAAATATACTTTTACAATCTTCGAAACGTGATGGCTTATTATTCGTATTAGCTGTAAATTCTGGCTTAAAAGTAAGTGAAATCTTACAATTAAAAGTTAGTGATGTAATCGATGAAGACGAAAATGTTCGCCATTCCATTTTATTTTACAATGAAAAAGTAAAGAAACATAAATGGTTTGCTGTAAATGAAGACTTACAGCACGCAATCGAAGACTACATGAAAGAACGTAAAACTTGGAAACGTAATGAACCATTATTAAAGTCTCAAAAAGGAACAAAGTCTATTACGAGACAACATGCATGGTACATTTTAAACAAAGCTGCAAAAGAAGTTGGATTAGAAGGGATTAGCTCACATACACTTCGAAAAACTTGGGGCTATTGTGCATACAAATCAGGTGTTGATATCGCATTTTTACAACACTTCTTTGACCACAGTACTCCATCAAAAACTTTAAAGTATATCGGTATTGCTTAATAACTCTTATACATAAAAAAGGTTACCATTTGTAAATTTGGTAACCTTTTTTATGTTTCATATTCTCTTTTCTTGTCTCTCCTATACTGTAGTGGTACTCTAATAGTAAGGGGGAGAAATTATGAACACACTAACAATTGAATTACCGAAAGAAACGGCTGAAAAACTTGATTTATTAAAGAAATCTTATGAAAAGAAAACAGGTGCTACCATTTCTGAAAGCACTCTTGTTCAAACACTTATCTCAAAGGAATTTATCCAAGCGATAACTCCTTTTGATTTACAACAATTCGTCAATGGAAAAGAACAGCAGTAATCGCTGTTCTTTTTTTTATTTATTTTCAAAAATATCAAAAGTTTTTTATTTATTTTTCGAAAAACTATTGACTATGATAATGATAACCATTATCATTTATTATGAAGCCAACAATTGATGAATCAACCAAACGCTCAGTAACATTGTTACCCCTCTTTTTCATATAGAAAAGCATTGTACATTCCCCCTGTTTGTACAGTGCTTTTCTTGTTTGTATTTATTCAAATAAATTTAACTGCTCTGGTTTCGGCTCACCATATGTAATATTTGCCATTTCCATCAACTGTTTCGCATTGTCTGCCGCATCCCCACCCGAATTATTGTTAAACAAAACGTATATGTCCTTAGTCTTTTTTTTCAATTGCTCTAATCGTTTTACCCATTCTTTCAACTCATTATTATTGTAGCGATATAAACAACGAACCGCTCTCCAATTTTCTCCTTTGTCAAGCCATCCATGAACATTCCGGCCATGAAAACGTATTAACGCCATGTCTGAGTTTGTTGCCTCTAATACAAGCGGTACTGATCCTATTCCTGCCTGAGGCTCATCGCAAATTGTATGAATCCATTTTTCTTGTTCTAAAAATTGTAACGTCTTATCTCTCATTTCTGGATAAAACCATGTTTGATTTCGAAATTCTATTGCACATGGGAAACCTTCCATTTTTTCTTTCGTGTATCGAAGTAAATCTACATTTTTCACTTTACAATCGAACCATGGTGGATATTGAAATAAAATCATTTTTAATTTATTCGCTTCTATTAAAGGAAGAATGGATTGTTTATACATATCAAACATCTCATCGAACGTAGAAAAAGGGATTTCCCCTTTCATATGTCCTGTCATTCCTTGATAAGCTTTTACTATAAAAGAAAAATCTTTCGGCGTTTCCATCGCCCATTTTGTATAATTCCGCGCAGGTTGTATCGCATAAAATGAACTATCTACTTCCACAATGGGAAATTGTTCACTATAAGTTCGCAATTTATTTCTATTTTCATAGGGATTACTATATAAAGAATCATGATCTCCCCATCCCGTCACTCCAATAAAAAGCAAACGAATTCCTCCCTTCCCAACTTTAGCTTACATTCATTCTATATTACTTCACAAAAATACCATCCGACCAATTTCATAAAGTAGCTCTCTCTTTAAGAGTATCCGTATAAAAATATGATATACTAAATGGAAGAATTTTTAAATTGAGGGGTTATTTATTTATGCTTCAAGACGATATTATTTTATCTCATGAAAATCGAATAAAAGAGTTGGAAAATAAAGTACGGTTATATGAAGAGCTTGTAAATCAATTACCACATCATTTTACATATAAAAATCCATATATTGGTTTACAAATAAAAAAAATGAGATCATCTCATTCTATTCAACACATACAACAAAAAGATAAAGAGCCTACCTTTCAGCTTACTTGCGATTCACTATTTTTATTTGAACAACTCGAAAAACATTTTGTTCATATTTTCGATGCATTTTCGCATCACGTCACTTTTATTGATAATAAAGGTAACATTACATTATGTAATCAAGCTGCAGCAGATGATTTTGTTGTAATACGAAATTCTATAATTGGGAAACCAATTCAACAATTATTAAACTTACCCGAAGAACAAATTAAAGCTATTGAAACGTTAAAAACGGGAACCGAAATATATAATGAAGAAGTGTTAGACAAAAACTATGGCATCGTAAACAACCGCATTATTCGTGATTATAATGGAGAGATTTTCCGGGTCATTAGTGTATTCCATTATTTAAATACAGAACGTGATGCCGAAAAGTTTTCCCTAGCTGGGCGAATTGCAGCTGGGATTGCACATGAAGTACGAAATCCTCTTACAACGGTACGTGGGTACTTGCAATTTCTACAAGATAGCGTTTCTCCATCCAGTAAAGAATTGTTTAAAAGTCTACTCATCCCTGAATTAGATCGTGCAAATAGTATTATTACAAAATTTTTAGCTATTTCAAAAACGCGTGAATTTACTAGAGAACATTTTCCAATCAATACATTTTTACGCGAGTATATTCAACAACTACTCGCTAGTGAAGTTTTTTTACACAACATTTCTATTGACTATGACTTTTCTACCGAATTAGATGGTGTACTCGTTAATATTGATCGTCATGAACTCGTGCAAGTTTTTTTAAATTTATTTCAAAATGCTGTCGATGCTCAAGGTGAAGAACCTCTTTCTATTCAAATTACTAGTTATCGCTTAGATAATTTTGTTCGTATTACTTTTAAAGATAATGGAACCGGCATTCCTCCAGCTATTCAAGAATATATATTTGATCCGTTTTTCTCTACAAAAGACTCAGGAACGGGACTGGGATTATCAGTAACGAAGAAAATTATTCAAAATCATAATGGCACATTAAAAGTTTCTAGTGATCACAGTGGGACAACTTTTACAATATCTATCCCATTGTTGCCCAAAAGAGAGAATTGAAGTGTCGATAAACAAAAACAGTGGGGGCAATTAAAAACTGCTCCCACTGTTTTTGTTTAACTCATCATTTTCCTAAAAAACTATATAAAATGAAACTTTAATCAGCATTTTTTACATCTCCTACTGCTTATTAACCCTAACTAATCAGCATTTTGCTAGATAGAAATCCTTCAAGCTCTTTAATTCCCCTTACTAAGTAGGTAAAACCCTTATTTTTTTTGAAATAGTAGTTTGTCCATCACGAATTTAGTTTTATTTTCATTTTATTATATTGAGACTATTTATTCTATAAAAGAAAGGAATGAAAAGATGAACAATAATAATAAAGGGAAAGTATTCTTCGGTAACGATTGTTGCGAAGTCCGGGCTTGTAGTTTTATTAACATCTCTAAATCTGAACTTAAAGAATTTATTAAAATCCTTCAAGCTCTTGGGCAAAATATTAAAGATATATTCCAAAATCCTTCTCAAAGTAATATTGATAAACTTATATCTACCCTAGATAATCTACAAAAATTCCTCAAATGTTTAGACTTATCACCTGCACAAGAAAAAATCGGAACTTCTATTATTACTAACCTACTAACTATTCTAAAAACAAAACCTTTCTCGTGCGGAGCATTATACGTTGAACTGCAAAGCCTGCTTAATTTTTTACTGTATATCGCTAAGTTATTTAAAGTTAATTGCTGTACTATCGACAAACTTGTTAAGCTGATTATAGAAATCCAAACCATTTTAGTTAAATATGGCTCTGGTTGCCTTGGTGGAGGTGCTACTGGTGCTACTGGTGCTACCGGCGCTACTGGACCTCAAGGACTTCGTGGTGCTACTGGTGCTACCGGCGCTACTGGACCTCAAGGACTTCGTGGTGCTACTGGTGCTACCGGCGCTACTGGACCTCAAGGACTTCGTGGTGCTACCGGCGCTACTGGGCCTCAAGGACTTCGTGGTGCTACTGGTGCTACCGGTGCTACTGGACCTCAAGGACTTCGTGGCGTTACTGGTGCTACCGGTGCTACTGGACCTCAAGGACTTCGTGGCGTTACTGGTGCTACCGGCGCTACTGGACCTCAAGGACTTCGTGGTGCTACTGGTGCTACCGGCGCTACTGGACCTCAAGGACTTCGTGGCGTTACTGGTGCTACCGGCGCTACTGGACCTCAAGGACTTCGTGGCGTTACTGGTGCTACCGGCGCTACTGGACCTCAAGGACTTCGTGGTGCTACTGGTGCTACCGGCGCTACTGGATCTCAAGGACTTCGTGGTGCTACTGGTGCTACCGGCGCTACTGGACCTCAAGGACTTCGTGGTGCTACCGGCGCTACTGGGCCTCAAGGACTTCGTGGCGTTACTGGTGCTACTGGTGCTACCGGTGCTACTGGACCTCAAGGACTTCGTGGCGTTACTGGTGCTACCGGCGCTACTGGACCTCAAGGACTTCGTGGTGCTACTGGTGCTACTGGACCATCGGGCACACCACTCCCTGTAACTATAGCAGCAATAGGCAACTCAAATCCTCAAACTATATCACCTGGAATAAATATCCAATTCAATCAAGTTTTTGAATTAAATAATATCACTTTTAATGACACTTCAGATACTTTAACTGTTTTAGAAACAGGAGTATACGATATTAGTTTCTCAGCATCTACAACCTTCCCGGGTTCTTCACCGTTTGGATTTGGTATTTCATTCAACAGTCAACCACCTACTCGTAATTTTTCAACTAACGTTATCGGTAGTGCGGTTTCTTTCTCCACAATTGTTACTTTAACAGCTGGTACAACAATCTCTGTACAACCTACAGCAAATACTATTTCCATCCCTAACACTGGTGACACAACGGCTACACTATCAGTCTTCCGAATTTACTAACTTTTAGTTTTCACCTTATTTTTGAACGACCAAGAATATTTGATTTATAGTAATTTGTATTATTTTGATTGTAAGTTAAATCTCTCTTTTAATAAAAAGGAGCACTTATTTTGGAGGATAAGTGCTCCTTCTTTACGTTTCTTTACTTCAAATTTACTCTAGCTTAATCCTCTTTTTGTATGATGAATAGTGAAGACAAAGACATGAAAGAGGGATGATAATGCGAATTATATCACTGACACGTTTTTGGTTTGTTCTTATGGTCTGCATAATTTTATGTATAGGATTTCTTTTAACTCTAAAATATTCAAATGTTTCAAAAGCAGAAAGAAAAACAGTTCCATACGAACTTCTGTATACAAAACAAAATAAAGTCCCGTATTCCTCTTCCACACAAAACGAAAAAAAAGTTATAAAAGGAATGCTTATTACAGAAGCTTCTAGTTATGAAAACCTACTTCAAATCGCTGAAACGATTAAAGATCAATATAAAAATAAAGACGTTGATGAAATAACACTCTCTATCCATAATAAAAATACTGGAAGTTACGAAGAGGAATTACCATATGAACCTATTAGTAAAGGAATAATAACCGTCACGTATGATTCTCAATCCTTCGGCAGTACCAATGTTACGCTAAATAAATAAACTGAAGCTTTTCCCACCCCACTGATTATTAAGTTAAACCAATCAAATTTTTATAGGCACCTCGATTCTCACCTAACTTCTTTTCTGTTGCCACATTTTGAATCGAGATAAAATCACTCATTTCTCATAAAAAAGAGGCGAACTCGTTATTCGCCTCTTTTGTTACCAAAATGGAATCCACTCTTTTACTTTATCTATCCATTCACTTTGCTGTTCTTTTCTTTGTTGTTCCTCTTCTTTTCGTTTTTTCTCTTCTTCTTTCCTTCGTTTTTCTTCCTCAATCGTTTTTAATTGTTTTGTATAATCCGCCTCAGGTATTAGTGATAACTGAAATGCCTTTTGAGTTGGATTTCCATTCGCTTTCTTCATAATGTCCCGGAACATTGTCGTTGTAATTTGACTGCCTCCTGGCACATAATGCTCACTATCCGTTTTATCATACCCTACCCAAATCGCACCTACTAAATCCGGTGTGTATCCAACAAACCACGAATCCTTCGCACCAGCGCTTGGTCCATTTACAAGCTGGGTAGTCCCTGTCTTACCTGCGGTATCGATATTATTAACTTTCGCTTTTTCACCTGTTCCCCTTTCAATAACACCTTTTAATAAGTATGTCATCTTTTGGGCAACTTTCTCGTTCGTCACACGAGTTTCTTTCTTATACCATTTTCCAATTGTTTCCCCTTCAGCATTTTGGATTTCTCTAATGGCATGAGCTTCTACTTGGACACCATCATTTGCAAATGTACTATACGCTTGAGCCATTACAAATGGAGAAGTCCCTACATGCATACCTCCTAAAGCAATCGGATACGTACGGTCTTCAGGCTCTAATGGAATACCAAACCGCTCTAAAGATTTCAATCCTTTATCTAATCCAATTTGCTCTAATAGCCAAACTGCTGAAACATTATATGACTTTGCCACTGCTTCATACATCGTCACATTACCATGGAACGTATGATCACTATTTTGTGGTGCATATTCTTTAATATTAAACGGTTCATCTTTTAAGACATCGTATACTTCATATCCTTGCTCTAACGCTGGTACATACACTGCAAGAGGCTTTAACGTTGAACCTGGCTGTCTTTTTAATTGTGTTGCATGATTAAACTGTAAAAATTGATAAGGACCTCTACCTCCAACTAAAGCCGGAACACCGCCAGTTTTTGGATTCATAAGGACCACTCCAGTTTGCATAAGCTGATCTGAACCACTATCTTTAAAATAACTATCATTATTCACAACATCTTCAACCGCTTGTTGTTTTTTCGGGTCAAGTTCCGTATAAATACGATAACCGCCTGCTAAAATTTCATTTTGTGTTAATTCATACTTGTCCATCGCTTCTCTAACAATATAATCTACGTATTGAGAATATTTCCCCTTATATTTATCGTCAACACCACGTCGTAATACAAGACCTGATTCTTTTTCCTGATTATATTGTTCTTCAGAAATATATCCTTGTTCCTTCATTAAACTTAATACAACATTACGTCTTTCAATTGACTTATTAAAGTTTTTATACGGCGAGTACGCAGATGGCGCTTTAATTAATCCTGCAATCGTTGCAGCTTCTGAAATTGTTAAGTCTTTTACCTCTTTATCAAAATAAGATTTAGCTGCTCTTTTTATCCCCCAAGCACCTTCACCAAAATAAATTTGATTCATATACATTTCAATAATTTC
Proteins encoded:
- a CDS encoding ATP-binding protein is translated as MKNRSIVFKLFLLTSTLFTIIFLLFFLGQSLFLEKFYINKKVKTVQTAFEKFVDNYEKSDQGFEETRKLKQEFHDKTNAEIQFLDSKGIIQSDNNYYIDVINPKNNETYSIPLNNLLTPEEYKKFENLGLKKDGMINVVGLVQGNTITPLELTTNYNRWQNEHINSDFQSINGNPSKNRLTNRYKTATQIEFTGIVSKLQLPSKAEVRLANDFETLQAVQYFAEIIRNGTANSQQLNTYILDGGENIKNSIFVKPIMENGKITQYAFAIASLQPVNEAMLVLKDYYVYALIIVFLVIILLSFYYSKIIVKPLIKINRVTKKMANFDFSEKLPVAADDEIGGLSSSINTLSVNLKDRIDRLNVANTKLQQDIERERQLEKTRKEFISGVSHELKTPLSVIRSFAEGIQDGVSKDTTYYTNVILEETENMNRLIVEMLELAKLESGTYKLEMSTFSIGELIQQVYTKLLFSMEEKHLQVDIQADASLFVKANRSRIEQVVVNLLSNAIRYTPDGERIHVSVVETEDIVKIEIENTGNPIPEESLEKIWDRFYRLDASRSRHTGGTGLGLSIVKNILDLHRAEYGVYNTTNSVVFYFNLQKVKEVK
- a CDS encoding tyrosine-type recombinase/integrase, whose translation is MKQAGQPIQNEKQLETIKNILLQSSKRDGLLFVLAVNSGLKVSEILQLKVSDVIDEDENVRHSILFYNEKVKKHKWFAVNEDLQHAIEDYMKERKTWKRNEPLLKSQKGTKSITRQHAWYILNKAAKEVGLEGISSHTLRKTWGYCAYKSGVDIAFLQHFFDHSTPSKTLKYIGIA
- a CDS encoding PBP1A family penicillin-binding protein, whose translation is MKLKNTHFKKTLEWFNQRKKLRNSLIVLGSLLVTLFIAVNIIISIQDISELKQAVPQPTLIYDANNEVATKLASSKTEGVKRKDIPDVMVQAIVAVEDKEFFSHHGIYYSGIISAVFKNITAGEVVAGGSTITQQLAKNVFLTQDRTFSRKIKEYFLTKKIERTYTKDEIIEMYMNQIYFGEGAWGIKRAAKSYFDKEVKDLTISEAATIAGLIKAPSAYSPYKNFNKSIERRNVVLSLMKEQGYISEEQYNQEKESGLVLRRGVDDKYKGKYSQYVDYIVREAMDKYELTQNEILAGGYRIYTELDPKKQQAVEDVVNNDSYFKDSGSDQLMQTGVVLMNPKTGGVPALVGGRGPYQFLQFNHATQLKRQPGSTLKPLAVYVPALEQGYEVYDVLKDEPFNIKEYAPQNSDHTFHGNVTMYEAVAKSYNVSAVWLLEQIGLDKGLKSLERFGIPLEPEDRTYPIALGGMHVGTSPFVMAQAYSTFANDGVQVEAHAIREIQNAEGETIGKWYKKETRVTNEKVAQKMTYLLKGVIERGTGEKAKVNNIDTAGKTGTTQLVNGPSAGAKDSWFVGYTPDLVGAIWVGYDKTDSEHYVPGGSQITTTMFRDIMKKANGNPTQKAFQLSLIPEADYTKQLKTIEEEKRRKEEEKKRKEEEQQRKEQQSEWIDKVKEWIPFW
- a CDS encoding DUF72 domain-containing protein — protein: MLFIGVTGWGDHDSLYSNPYENRNKLRTYSEQFPIVEVDSSFYAIQPARNYTKWAMETPKDFSFIVKAYQGMTGHMKGEIPFSTFDEMFDMYKQSILPLIEANKLKMILFQYPPWFDCKVKNVDLLRYTKEKMEGFPCAIEFRNQTWFYPEMRDKTLQFLEQEKWIHTICDEPQAGIGSVPLVLEATNSDMALIRFHGRNVHGWLDKGENWRAVRCLYRYNNNELKEWVKRLEQLKKKTKDIYVLFNNNSGGDAADNAKQLMEMANITYGEPKPEQLNLFE
- a CDS encoding ATP-binding protein; the protein is MLQDDIILSHENRIKELENKVRLYEELVNQLPHHFTYKNPYIGLQIKKMRSSHSIQHIQQKDKEPTFQLTCDSLFLFEQLEKHFVHIFDAFSHHVTFIDNKGNITLCNQAAADDFVVIRNSIIGKPIQQLLNLPEEQIKAIETLKTGTEIYNEEVLDKNYGIVNNRIIRDYNGEIFRVISVFHYLNTERDAEKFSLAGRIAAGIAHEVRNPLTTVRGYLQFLQDSVSPSSKELFKSLLIPELDRANSIITKFLAISKTREFTREHFPINTFLREYIQQLLASEVFLHNISIDYDFSTELDGVLVNIDRHELVQVFLNLFQNAVDAQGEEPLSIQITSYRLDNFVRITFKDNGTGIPPAIQEYIFDPFFSTKDSGTGLGLSVTKKIIQNHNGTLKVSSDHSGTTFTISIPLLPKREN
- a CDS encoding DUF3924 family protein; the encoded protein is MNTLTIELPKETAEKLDLLKKSYEKKTGATISESTLVQTLISKEFIQAITPFDLQQFVNGKEQQ
- the deoD gene encoding purine-nucleoside phosphorylase codes for the protein MSVHIEAKQGEIAESILLPGDPLRAKYIAETFLEDVTCYNNVRGMLGFTGTYKGKRVSVQGTGMGVPSISIYVNELIQSYGVKNLIRVGTCGAIQKDVKVRDVIIAMTACTDSNMNRLTFPGFDFAPAANFDLLKKAYDAGTEKGLHVRVGNVLTADVFYRESMDMVKKLGDYGVLAVEMETTALYTLAAKYGVNALSVLTVSDHIFTGEETTSEERQTTFNEMIEIALDAAIQQ
- a CDS encoding Gly-Xaa-Xaa repeat protein — translated: MNNNNKGKVFFGNDCCEVRACSFINISKSELKEFIKILQALGQNIKDIFQNPSQSNIDKLISTLDNLQKFLKCLDLSPAQEKIGTSIITNLLTILKTKPFSCGALYVELQSLLNFLLYIAKLFKVNCCTIDKLVKLIIEIQTILVKYGSGCLGGGATGATGATGATGPQGLRGATGATGATGPQGLRGATGATGATGPQGLRGATGATGPQGLRGATGATGATGPQGLRGVTGATGATGPQGLRGVTGATGATGPQGLRGATGATGATGPQGLRGVTGATGATGPQGLRGVTGATGATGPQGLRGATGATGATGSQGLRGATGATGATGPQGLRGATGATGPQGLRGVTGATGATGATGPQGLRGVTGATGATGPQGLRGATGATGPSGTPLPVTIAAIGNSNPQTISPGINIQFNQVFELNNITFNDTSDTLTVLETGVYDISFSASTTFPGSSPFGFGISFNSQPPTRNFSTNVIGSAVSFSTIVTLTAGTTISVQPTANTISIPNTGDTTATLSVFRIY